CCCCGCCACCCGCCACCGCCACTGTCACCCGTACCTCGCTTCCGCACCCGACCTGGGAGTCCGACGATGCTGTCCGAGAAATCCGCCGGAACGATCCGCGCCACGCTGCCCGCCGTGGGCGCCGCCATCGGAACGATCACCACGAACTTCTACGACCGGCTCTTCACCGCCCATCCGGAGCTGCTGCGGGACCTGTTCAACCGGGGCAACCAGGCCACCGGGGAGCAGCAGCGGGCCCTGGCGGGCTCCATCGCCGCGTTCGCCGGAGCCCTCGTCGACCACCCCGGCACCCGGCCGGACACCCTGCTGAGCAGGATCGCGCACAAGCACGCCTCCCTCGGCGTCACCCGTGAGCAGTACACGGTCGTGCACACCCACCTCTTCGCGGCCATCGCCGACGTCCTCGGCGAGGCCGTCACCGAGGAGGTCGCCGCCGCCTGGGACGAGGTCTACTGGCTGATGGCGAACGCCCTGATCGCCCTGGAGGAACGGCTCTGCGCCCAGGCCGGGACCGGGACCACCCTGCGCGACCATGTCGTCGTCGCCCGCCGCGCGGAGACCGACGAGGTCACCACCTTCCTCGTCCGCCCCGCCGACGGCACGCCCCCGCCGCCCTTCCGGCCCGGCCAGTACGTCTCCGTCCAGGTCGAACTCCCCGACGGGGCACGCCAGATACGCCAGTACACCCTCTCCGGGGAGCCCGCCGACGCGCTCCAGTTCAGTGTGAAGCGGACCCCGGGCACCCCGGGCGGCGCCCCCGGCGGGGAGGTCTCCCACCATCTCCACGACCGGGTGCGGGAGGGCGATGTGCTGCGCGTCGGCGCGCCCTTCGGGGATGTCGTCCTCGCGGACGGTGACGGTCCGCTGCTGCTGGCCTCGGCCGGGATCGGCTGCACACCCATGGCCGCCATGCTCGGCCGGCTGGCCGCCGAGGGCTCACCGCGCCCGGTCACCGTCGTCCACGCCGACCGCTCCCCGGACAGCCACGCGTTCCGGGACGCCCTCGAACGGCAGGTCGCCGCGCTGCCCGCCGCGACCGCGCATGTCTGGTACGAGCGGCCCGGCGCCGACCGGCCCACCGGACCCACCGTGCGCACCGGGCACGCGGACCTCGCCGGACTCCCGCTGGAGCCCGGCACCACCGCGTACCTCTGCGGTCCGCTGCCCTTCCTGCGCGCGATGCGCACCCAGTTGCTCGAACGGGGTGTGCCCGCCGCCGATATCCACTACGAGGTCTTCGGCCCGGATCTCTGGCTCGGCCAGGACTGAGCCCCGGAGCCGTCGATATCGTCGGTGCTGTCGGTGAAACGATTCTCCGCCCGCCGGTGCGGTAGCGCCCCGGCGGCCGGGGCCGCCCGGCAGGGTGTCGGGAGGCCCCGCCGGACGGCCCCCGCGACCGGGCCCGTCACCCCGGCAGCCGGAACTGGGTGGCGAGCACCGCGGCCTGGATGCGGCGCTCCACACCCAGCTTCGCCAGCAGCCGTGAGATGTGGTTCTTGACCGTCTTCTCCGCGAGGTAGAGCCGCGCGCCGATCTGGCGGTTCGTCAGCCCCTCGCCTATCAGCTCCAGGATCTCCCGCTCCCGCTCCGTCAGCCCGCCCAGCCGGTCGGCCTCCGGGTCCGGAGTCCGCGGGGCCCGCAGACTGTTCATCAGCCGCGCGGTCGTGGCGGGGTCCAGCATCGACTGGCCGGACGCCACCGTC
The nucleotide sequence above comes from Streptomyces clavuligerus. Encoded proteins:
- a CDS encoding globin domain-containing protein, which translates into the protein MLSEKSAGTIRATLPAVGAAIGTITTNFYDRLFTAHPELLRDLFNRGNQATGEQQRALAGSIAAFAGALVDHPGTRPDTLLSRIAHKHASLGVTREQYTVVHTHLFAAIADVLGEAVTEEVAAAWDEVYWLMANALIALEERLCAQAGTGTTLRDHVVVARRAETDEVTTFLVRPADGTPPPPFRPGQYVSVQVELPDGARQIRQYTLSGEPADALQFSVKRTPGTPGGAPGGEVSHHLHDRVREGDVLRVGAPFGDVVLADGDGPLLLASAGIGCTPMAAMLGRLAAEGSPRPVTVVHADRSPDSHAFRDALERQVAALPAATAHVWYERPGADRPTGPTVRTGHADLAGLPLEPGTTAYLCGPLPFLRAMRTQLLERGVPAADIHYEVFGPDLWLGQD